The Saccharothrix variisporea genome has a segment encoding these proteins:
- a CDS encoding phosphopantetheine-binding protein produces the protein MTVPAFITTFLSAKCPDSGPIGEHEDLVDKGVLNSMHFVELLYLIEAELDTELSLDDVTADDLRTIAAIRDRFFPEPV, from the coding sequence ATGACCGTGCCCGCGTTCATCACCACGTTCCTGAGCGCGAAGTGCCCGGACAGCGGGCCCATCGGCGAGCACGAGGACCTGGTCGACAAGGGCGTGCTCAACTCCATGCACTTCGTGGAGCTGCTGTACCTGATCGAGGCCGAGCTGGACACCGAACTGTCCCTCGACGACGTGACCGCCGACGACCTGCGCACCATCGCCGCCATCCGCGACCGCTTCTTCCCCGAGCCGGTCTGA